TACAGCTAATATAAAATCAATGTTTTCTTTTTTACATATTTCAACGCCACGGTGAACCGTTGATAACCTAGGGTTTGGTTCTACTCCAGACAATTCAAAGATCTCAAGGTTGTTTTTTTCTAAAATTTGAACAACTTTATCATAGAGACCATTGCGCTTAATACTTCCTCCACCATATACAACAAGAACCTTTTTTCCGTACTTTGGAACTTCATTTTCAAGTTGTTCTACCTGTCCCTTACCAAAGATTAATTTAGTGGGATTATAGTATGTAAAATTATCCATTTATATCGCCTCCATATTTAGATTATGTAATTTCCTGATTTTATTGTAAAGAAATGTGCTTTTATTAAAATTTTCTTTGAATAGTTTTTTTGTTTTTTCGCAAGATATAAGTGTAGTTAACAACTAAGGAGGTTGTAAAATAAAATGAGCGCAATTCAACGTATAGCACTTGTACTTACGATAATAGGAGCAATTAACTGGGGACTAATTGGTTTTTTCCAATTTGATCTAGTAGCAGCTATCTTCGGCGGCCAGGATTCAGCATTATCACGAATCATTTACGGTTTAGTTGGTATTGCTGGTTTAATCAATCTTGGTCTGTTATTCAAACCTTCTGAGGAAGTAGCAAGAGAACCTCGCCCAGAAGCTCGATAAGAGTGAAGAAAAAAGAGTTAACTTCGGTTAGCTCTTTTTTTATTTTTGATTAAAGGGAATAAAAAAAGACGAACACCCTGTGTTCATCTTTTCTTCGTTCATTATTTTTTAATTTCTTCACGTTTTGATTGCTCAATCCACTCTTCAAGCTTGTCTTTTAATGTGTTGAAACCTTGTGGAGTTTCTGTTTCAGCTTTTACAGTTGCTTGACGTTTTTTAGGTCTTTTTGGAGCTTCTTGCTTTTCTTCAGCAGGTGCTTCTTGAGTAGCACGGATTGATAAGCTGATTTTCCCAGATTTTTCGTCAATAGAAAGAACTTTTACTTGAACTTCATCATTAACGTTTAAGTGCTCATTAACATCTTTAACAAAACCATGTGTAATTTCTGAGATGTGAACAAGTCCTTGTGTTTCTTCATCTAGTGCAACAAATGCACCATATGGCTGAATACCTGTTACTTTTCCTGTATGAACACTTCCTATTTCGTACTTCGCTGTCATAATAACACTCCTATTTTTCTTATAATTATATGTCCCATTATACGCAATTAAAAATTATATCATATCTTTGCGTCTTTGACAAAAATAAATATTTTTGATCTCATTTTTTAGTATACCCAAAAAAGAAAAAGCAACGATGAATTCGTTGCTTTAAGGCATTGGCTTATACACAATTTTTGGGGATCCATTTTCTAGACGAAGCTCAAGTGAAACCGTTTCTCCATCCCCTTTTATATAAATATGATTGATAACCTCTCCGTTTTCTTGATACTGAAATTCAACCATCGTAACTTCGTTTGATAAAGTCTGGAAGTCAGTAGAACTTATCTCGGAAATAAATTGACTTTTATCAGGTATGTTTGTGCCTTCTCCTTTATATAAGAGGTTATAAGCCATATCATAATCTCCAGTTATCACTGCATACATATAGATTCTTGCCACAACTAAATCAATTGTATTTGTTCCCGCAAACGGTCCATCAAACACTTTATCGTTATTAGTTCTTTTGTATTCCTCATATGTTGCTACCATTTGATCTGTTAGAGGCAACAGGTTCACGCTTAATCCATTTGGAGTAATTTTCAATTTCAAAGGGATGAGAGACTCTACTTGATTCTCAAGCTCTTCCGTTAGATGAAAATCACTGTCCTTAAGTTCACTTAAAAAAGCATCAACTATTTGTGAAGACATTGTATTATTGTTTTCAGAAATAAACTTCTCAAAACCTGATATGATCTCCTCTTTAACTCTTGCCTCATTAGTTGTAATCTGAGAATTTTCTGTTCCTGTCAAATAGTTTTTCATTAGATCTTGAAACAATATTTTCAAATCATTTATATTAGAAAAATTAGGGTGTTGGATTATGGTTTTCTCTAGCAGAATCAGTCTAGTTTCAAGTTCATCACGACTGATGACTAATTCAGCGTCTACCTTAAATCTTTTGTTTTTCTGAATATCCAGAAATAGTTTTAGTTCTTCTGATAATTTCTGTGAAAAAGTCTCGGAAATTTTGTCATAATCAACGGTAAAAGAGATCATTCCTTCACCATCATCAACAAAAATGTAACCATTCCCCTTTATTTCATCCACTAAGTTACTATATTCTTCTGTTCCATTTTTTACACTTCCACTATTAAGTTGTTGAACATAATCTTTAACGTTAGAAACATCTACACTCTGTTCCTTAAAGTGCGTTTCCCACCTATCTATATAGCGTTCTTTTAATAGCTCTAGTTTTTCAATATAATGAAGAATTTGTTCATCACTTATATCACTTTGATTTTTTAACATAGTAAATTCTGTATAAGGCATTGATACACGATATTCAATAATTGTTTTAACATTATTTCTATAGTTTTTTAACTCTGTTTGCGATTTATAACTCTTTCTTTGTTCAAAGGCTGCAACTGCACTTTTAGCTTCCTGGACAAACTGATATTGTTCCACATCTTTGGATTGTAGAGAATCATTTAACTCATCTACTTTTCTTTCGTAGTAGCCCCTAATCTCATTTGTTGCAGCCTCAATGTCTGAAGTTGTTACGGGTTGTTGATTTATTTGTTCATCTGGTGGATGTTCTGACCCCGTGTTATCCGGTTGCTTCAGAAGTTGCGCACCAAGGATTCCTCCAATTAAAAGTACACCGATAAAGGAGGCAACATACGGTAGTTGAAGTCTCATGCGCTTTTTATTCGGTTTTTCCGATGTTTTTACCTTGTTCACTATTTTATCTACAGAGGAAACTGAAGGCACTTGTTCGTATGATTGCTTTAAGTTTCTCATTCGTTCTTCAAATAATTTATCATCCATGTATGTCACCTTCTTTCTTATCAAGTTCTTCAATGACTTTTTTCAACATTGTTTTCCCGCGTAATATTCGTGTTTTAACCGTAGATAATGAAATAGACATGATTTCTGCAATTTCCTCATACTTCTTTTCATGAAAATAAAAAAGAACGATTGGTATCCGATATTTCTCATCTAGCTTTTGTATCGCTAAATGAAGAACCCGATCTTCCTCATTACGTAAAACCTCAGCTTCTGTTTCAGGGTAATACTCCTGTCGAAAGTCTTGTTGTATTTTAAAAACCTTCCGTAGATTAGATTGACGTTTTCTAGCAAAGTCCCTCGTTACATTAAGTGTTATTTTATATAACCAAGTAGAAAATTTTGCCTTAGTAAACTGATCTATAAATCGATACACACGAATAAATACTTCCTGTGTAATATCTTCAATCTCTTCTTGTCTGTTCCCTAATTGATAAGCAAACTTCTCCACAACAGGGTAATGTAGTTCAACTAGCTGTTGAAAAGCTGACATATTTCCCTGTTTGGCCTTTTTTATTAATTCTTCTTCGGTCATGTCTCTGCCCTCCTCTTTCATTTTATTTAACGCCATCATGTTCGACATTGTTTCATTTGGAAATTGATTTTAATGAGGATTTAAAAAGAGAGGAAAAATTTGATTTTTAGGTTTAAGCCACATAAAAAAGAGGGAATAATACAAGCATAAGGCTTTCTAGTATTCCCCCTTTAGTTTCTATATGAGCTGATCAACTGGTCAGCTTTTTTTAGTTGAGATTTATACTTATACGCCAGCTTTTTGTTTTTGAACAAAACGCTGCATTCTTCTTAATGATTCTTGAAGCTGTTCTAATGAAGAAGCATAGGAGCATCGGATATACCCTTCGCCGCTTTCACCAAACACGCTACCCGGAACAACAGCCACTCTTTCTTCCATGAGAAGCTTTTCTGCAAATTCTTCTGACGAAAGATTTGTTTCCTTTATAGAAGGAAATGCGTAAAACGCACCACCTGGTACATGACAAGTCAGCCCCATTTCTGTTAATGCGTTAACAAAAAGGTTTCGCCGTTGCCTGTAGCTTTTTTTCATATGCAAAACATCTTCTTTGCCATTCTTAATTGCTTCGATTGCAGCGTATTGAGCCATAGAAGGTGCACACATCATTGTGTATTGATGAATTTTTAGCATTGCGCTTAAAAATTCAGGCTGTGCAGCTACATACCCTAAACGCCAGCCTGTCATGGCAAATCCTTTCGAAAACCCTGAAACAAGGATTGTCCGTTCTACCATTCCATCAATCGATACAAAGCTTGTATACACATCATCATATGTAAGCTCCGCGTAGATTTCATCTGAAATAACCAATAAATCATACTTTTCAATAATTGTAGCTATTTTTTCTAAGTCTTCTTTATTAAGAAGTGTTCCAGTTGGATTATTTGGTGAGCACAAAATAACAGCTTTCGTTTTATCTGTGATTGCCTTTTCTAAATCTGAAGGCTGAAGCTTGAACTCCATTTCACCGCTCGTTTGAACAGATACTGGTACCCCACCTGCAAGAGAAATTAGTGATGAATAAGATACGAAGCTAGGCTCAATGACAATAACCTCATCACCAGGGTTCACAATAGCTCTAAGTGCAAGATCAAGAGCTTGGCTTGCCCCAACTGTTACTAACAATTCCTCTGATGGACTATAGCTTACATTTGTTTTTTCTTGAAGGTAATAACTTATTTCTTTTCTTAATTCAAGAAGGCCCGCATTTGCTGTGTAGGAGGTATACCCTTGTTCTAAGGAAAGGATACTTGCTTCTCTTACATTCCAAGGTGTAACAAAATCAGGTTCACCAACACCTAATGAAATTACACCTTCCATACTTGCTGCCAGGTCAAAGAACTTGCGTATTCCTGATGGTTTTAAGCCTTTGACTGTACTTGAAAGGTAATGCGTTGGTTCAATCATGGTGATACCACAATTCTCTTATCCTCATCATCTTGTTCAAATATAGTACCATCATGTTTATATTTCTTTAAGATAAAATGAGTTGTTGTAGACAAAACAGAGTCTAAAGTTGAAAGCTTTTCAGAAACAAATTGAGCAATAGCAGACATCGATTTTCCTTCTATTATAACTGAAAGATCGTAAGCACCTGACATTAAGTAAACAGACTTTACTTCATTAAAACGATAAATTCGACTTGCAATATCATCAAAGCCTACTCCTCTTTTTGGCTGAACTTTCACATCGATCATTGCTTTTACACCTTCGTGCCCATCAACCTTACGCCAATTCACCTGTGCTGTATAATCAACAATAATACGTTGATCTTCAAGATTTTTAATTATCTTTTTCGTTTCTTCTTCTGATAAGTCAATCATTTTGGCGATTTGTTCTGCAGTCAAGCGGCAGTCATCTTGCAATATTTCTAATAACTCTACTTCCTTTTCACTAAACTTCATTTTTCACCACTCCTACTTTTCAAATCTTCAGATAATTATACCACCATATTGCTCGTTTTTCATACGTTTCACAAAAAGAAAAAAGGGTAGATTTTTACATGAGTGTTTTTTTATATCCCGGTAAAAAATATAAAAAAACATAATTCTTCTTTAACAGCCTATTTGGTTAACAAAGTTTCCTTATAAGCTATACCCCTATATGACAAGCAGCAATTTTAGTGTGTTAAGTCAAACACATATTTTATCATACAATCTGGCAATATATATAGGAAAAATGGAGTGAATGCTTATGAATAAAAGCCATTACTACTGTAGCACAATGAATATTTTTGGCATAAACGTTCACTATGAGGTTTATCGCCAACATCCATCCAATCCTGTTATGATTTTAGTACATGGGTTTTTGTCCTCTAGTTTTTGCTACAGAAAAATTATCCCTTTACTCAAAGAGGATTTTACAATCGTTACAATTGATCTTCCTCCATTTGGAAAAACAGAAAAATCAACTAAATTTGTTCACTCTTATACAAACATGGCAAAAGTAGTAATACGTTTAGCAGAAGGACTGAACATAAAAAGAGCTTACCTTGTTGGTCACTCCATGGGTGGGCAAGTATCTTTGAATGCAGCAAAGCAAAGACCTGATTTATTTGAGAAAGTGGTATTACTATGTAGCTCAGGATATATGAAAGGTGTACATCCTTCACTAAAATTTGGTTCTTATGTTCCATATTTTTATCTATGCATTAAGCATTGGCTAGCAAGTCAAGGAATTCTAAAGAACTTAAACAACGTGGTACATGATCGCTCATTAATTGATCAGGAAATGATGGACGGGTATATGGAGCCTTTTCTCGATGACAAAATATTTCGTGCTTTAAATCGGATGATTCGTGACCATGAAGGTGATCTTAGTTCAGAAGAGTTAAAGCAGATCGAACAGCCTAGCTTGCTTATATGGGGAAATGAAGACAAAGTCGTACCTGTTTCTATTGGAGAAAGATTACAAAACGACTTACCTAATTCAACATTTTTCTCATTTAAACAAACTGGCCACTTAGTACCTGAGGAAAGGCCGGAACACGTTTCAGAAAAAATTATGAACTTCCTTATTCAGGCTCAATAGAAAAACCACTCATATGAGTGGTTTTTCGCTTAAATTTCACAGCTTGTATTATTTTTGATTTGAAGTAACTGCTTAGACATGGATTCACATTCCGTTAGAGGGATGATTTCTTCGAACGAAAATTCATAAATCGCTTGTATTTTTCTTGCTAACTTTAGTTTATCATCTATTAAATGAACAGCCTGGAGCACATCAACTACTTCCGTTTCATAACTATCTTCTCCATAACCTAACGGATCCCACTGTAATAAAACTTCCATTAACCTTATATTCGTTTGCTGTGTTTCCATTATTTCACCTTTATTAATCTTATTTTTTGCACTGTTATTGTAACACACTTATGATAGAAGTAGATAATGAAAGAAAGAAGCTATATCCATTTTTGTTTATGATTCATAACTGTACTACTCATGTTAAAAGAATCCTATTATAAATATAGCTCACAGTTTTATAAGAATCTTTAATAAGGGGTGAAGCAATTGAGTCAATTTGATCAAGTTATTAACCGAAAAAAAACAGATTCAGTAAAATGGGATTATACAAAAAGAATATTTGGTGTAGAAGATGTTCTACCGATGTGGGTGGCTGACATGGATTTTCAAGCACCTGAGGAAGTGATTGATGCCTTACATACTCGAGTTGACCACGGAATATTTGGATATACAATGCCTGGATCAAAAATGGAAGAAGCCGTTAAAAATTGGTTGAAGTCTCGTCATTCCTGGGAGATTGATCCAAAAACAATCACTTACAGTCCTGGAATTGTCACAGCTATTAGTATGGCTATCCATGCCTTTACTACTTCAGAAGACAAGATTGTCGTACAACCGCCTGTCTACTACCCGTTTTTCGAAATTGCCCAAAAGCATAAACGCGAGGTTCTTTATAATCAATTATTACTAAATGAAAACTTCCGTTATGAAATTGATTTTAATGATTTGGAAGAAAAACTTTCGGATGAAAGAACAAAACTTTTTATCTTATGTAATCCTCACAATCCAAGTGGTCGTGTTTGGAGTGAAGAGGAACTAACAAAAATTGGGGATCTTTGTATAAAGCATAATGTTCTTATTATATCAGACGATATTCATTCCGATCTGCTGCTGTTTGGAAATCAATATACTCCAATTGCTTCTATTCGAAAAGACATTGCCAATCAAACCATTACTTGTATTGCACCTAGTAAAACGTTCAATTTAGCTGGCCTACAAGCATCAATCTTGTTAATACCAAATGACTCCCTTAAAAGGCGTTACAATGAAGTTCAACAGCTGTTTGGGGTAATGGGTATCAACACGTTAGGAGCTGATGCGATGCAGGCAGCTTATGAACATGGGAGCAACTGGCTTGATGAATTAATTCAATATCTTCAGGAAAATGTATTATTAATAGAAGAATATTTAATGAATCATCTTCCTCAGGTAAAAATCATGCGTCCTGAATCAACATATCTTGTGTGGATTGATGTAAGAAGTTTAAATAAATCAGATAAAGAATTACAGGAACTACTTCTTAACAAGGGTAAACTAGCTTTACATATAGGTTCAAAGTTTGGCGAAAACGGAGAAGGTTTCCTTAGAATGAACATTGCTTGCCCAAAGGAGACTTTGTTAGATGGTTTAAAAAGATTGAAGATAGCCCTAACATAATTATCCTAAACTTCCAAATGAGCTCTTTTAAACTTAAGAGCTCATTTATTTCGTTTTTATGAAAAATTAGTTAAATTATGTTTATTTTAGAATAATTTTCACAATTTAATGGTATAATTAGGGAAACTTACTTATATCAAAGGTGAACCTTATATGGAACTAGTAAAAGATATTATCTTGCAAATTACATTCGTTGTTCTCCCTATTTTTGTCTATCATTTATTATGGTTAAGTAGAAACAATCTTAGCTCTTTAAAACCCAATAAACTATTAATTACGTGCGGCTCAATTTTTTCTTCTATCTTGTGTCTGATTTACCCGATCGAGCTAATTGATGGAGCTTTCTTTACCCTTCAACCTATTCCCTTATTTACTAGCGTCGTTTACGGAGGATCCATACCTGGTCTGCTTACTCTTCTTACAACTTCAATTTATTTTTCACAACTTTATGAACTGGGCTGGGTTTATTTTTGTGGGAGTGTAACGGTTTATTTTATTCTTTCACTGTCTCTACGAAGCAATTGGTATTCCTACACGTTTAAAAAGAAATTAAATTATGCTGCGATATATGGAATTAGTATTTTAATTTTTTCACTTTGCACAATCATAATTGTAAGCGTTTTAATTCCACATTATGTTGATTTAACTAATTATGTAATCCCAGGCATTACAATTTTCACCCTTACCTTGATACTTAGTCTATGTATATACCTCATTGAGTACATGCGGGCAAATGCTGTTATGAGGATGGAGTTAATGAAAGCAGAAAAGCTTTCCATTGTCAGTGAACTCGCAGCAAGTGTTGCACACGAAGTGAGAAATCCGTTAACTGTTGTCAGAGGTTTTGTTCAATTAATAGGTAATTCAACAAATTGGCCTTTATCTACAGTAAGTTGTTAAAAAATGAGGTTCTACCGAACCTCATTCATTGAATACATGACTTTAAAGTTAGACTATCATCTTACTTGATTTCTTTATAAATTGTTGCCCATACAACTTTAAGTTGTTCTTTCAATTTCCTGTTTTCTTCCTCCAAATTCTTATTTCTCTTCCGAAGTGATGCAATTATGACATCTTTTGATTTTTCTGTCATATCCCGTTTAACTTTCATGGGTGATTCTAATCCTTCTTCTTGCTTCCTTAAAGTTTCAATACGAGATCTAATTTCAATGTACTTATAAAGAAATGATTTAGAAACTCCAGATTCTTCTGCTACAGAGTTGAAGTTAATCTTTTTCTGTTGTTTTATCATTTTTTTAAGTGTTTTTTCTACCTTTTGAAATGTTATATTCTTTTTATCTTCTATGCTTCTTAATAGGGGACCAGTATTAGGATTCTTATTAGCCACTTTGTTTTACACACCTTTATATTAATTTCTGGATTCTCTTCTTAATTTTTGCTGTCCATATATTCCACCGTTTTTAATGATTCCGTCTCTAATTTCTTTATACTTTTTTAGTTTAGGTTGAATTATCTCGATTGAACGAATTCTTCCAGATTTCTGATATATCTGTATATCAGATTCCATTTTAGTAATTTGTTCGTTGTAGAAATTCAAAAATGTTTGGTCTACATGAAAACTTCGGCAGTTATTTTTAATGCATGGTGGTTCTAAAGTTTGTTCTAAAAAATCACAATTGTTCTTAGGGCTTTTAATACAAAAACCATGATCTAATCGAATAGAATCTAAGTTGTGACGTATCCATTCCAACTCTAATCCGTTTTCGTCTGCTTGTTGCTCTATACTAGTGGCGATTATTTTACCGCCTTGATTTAATCTTATAGCTCCACTGCTTGTGGCTTTTTCCCATTCTTTTCGAAGAGTTTTATCATGAATCTTGGCATATACCAATGTCATTTCAGGGCTCGCATGAGCCATAAGTTTTTGTACATGCAAAATGGTCATACCGTTATTGATAAGATTGACTCCATAACGGTGTCTAAACGCATGTGCTTTAAATCGATAGGTATCTCTCTTTTCGTCGATTATTTTATTTTCCATAGCTAGTTTGTTTAAATTGTTTACTACATTGTCCCTTGAAATAGGCTGACCTTTTCTCGGCCCATAATAGGTAGGAAACAAATAATTAAAGGGGTTTGTTTCAATGGTTGTTTTTTCTCTAGTCAATTTTTGTTGAGAAATCACAACCATTGCTATTTCTTCCGAAATTGGCACTCTATGGTCTTTATTTTTAACTTTACGTTGGTCTCCAATAATCCACCAACCATCTTCTCTTTGAATCAAACAATCTATTTTCAAAGTACACACATCTGAAATTCTAAATCCTGTTGCCTCTAATAAAATCACAATCGGGATAATTTCTTTTGGTAGTTTTCCTATATGGTTCAGGATTTGATTCCAAACGAAATCAGATATATATTTTATTTCATTAGAAGCTTTAGGTGGTAGTTTAGGTTTGTCTTCAGGAACGATTAAATTTCCTGCAGATTTAATTGGGGCTTCAGCCCATTCATATCTTTGAATATATAAAATAAACAATTCTATTACAGATAATGACCGATGAACGTGGTTATCCGAAGGGGCTTGTCCTTTATGAACACTATTCCCTCCCATAGGAGAAGTTCTTAAATAATATATAAATCCTTCTATATCACTTCTACTTAAAGAGGTTAAGCCTTTCCAATCTGGGTACTTGCAGTAAATATATTTAAAGAACTCTTGAAGTTTTGCTATGTTTTGTATGGCAGTACCCCAGCTTAAACTTTCTTGCATTAGGACACGTTTTTCGAAATATCTTTTTACCAAAGCTCGATAAGGGCTTGGTATAAAAGTGAAATTTAAGGTATAACCACATTTACTATTGTTGTAGTCAATACCTAGTTTTCTAACATCCCAAATATCTTTTTCTGTTTCGATACGTTCGTCATACCATTCAAAGTAAAAAGAACTAATCCGATTATATAATTGGAGGTATCCTTTAATAGTTAAATTGCTTATACCAAGTTCTAAAAGATAAGTCTTATAGTGAATTGAAAACTTCTCATGAGGAATTTCTATAAAAGAAAAAATATTTGGATAAAACCTTAAAATAAAAGTTTGTAATTTATTGATTGCACTAGCACTGCTCCATATTGTTGTCATTTTTAAAATCGAATCAGTCAACTGTCTAAAGAAATAATATTTCAATTCATGGTTTATTCCTGAACTTAAAGTCTCGTCGAATTTAAGCCTTTGTTTTCCTAAATTAGTGTCTTTAGTGTAGAAAGGGCAATCGATGGCATTCCATAGATCATTTTTCCAATATCCATTTAGTTCTTGTACTAGTTGCTCATATCGTGGAGATTTGGTCGAATTAGTAAATTTATATAATTTCATTTTAATTGATCACCCTTCATATTATCCTGTGCTTTCTGCCACTCTTTCCGAATTGTTTCATCCGAAGAATGCATATAAGTTTGTATTGTAGTTTGAACTTGTGCGTGACCTAACAACTTCTGAATAATCGAAGCTTCTACTCCTTTTTCATGAAGTTCAGTTGCATAGGTGTGTCTTAACATATGTGGAGTAACATCAATCTCAGTTTTCTTCCTTATACGCTCAATCACATCGAAAGCTGCTCGATAATTTAACGGTTTACCCTTATTAGGTCCTGATAAATTGATAAAAACAAAATTTGTATCTACATCGTGAAGATCAATAAGATAATCTTGAAATACATTCATAGTATCGGCAGATACATACACCTTTCGTCCTTCACCATTTACAGTTTTTGATTTCCGAACCTGAATGGTAGTGGAACCAATATCAAAATCCTCAATCCATAAAGATAAGGCTTCTCCAATTCTAAGACCACCCTCATATAAAATCCTAATCAATAAAGCATCGCGAATGTTACTACACGCATCGTGAACAGTTTGCACCTGAGTTTTTGTGAGTGTTAAAATTCCCCTTCGAGGTTCTTTTATTTTCAATATGCTTTTTTCAAATGGTTTACCCTTTGATATATGATGTAAAAAGGGTTTGAATGATCGGTACTGACCAGTAACTTGCTTCTTTGTTTTTTCGGATAGGTCCTTTTCATAATCCTCAATCCTAATCAAATAATCATAGAAACCTTGGACACATGTTAATATAGTATTCACTGTTCGTTCTGATCTCTTTGCTTGAGTTTTCTCAAGATGAACTACTTTAGTAGATTGATAAGGACTTCTTAGCCAAGATATAAACTCCGATAATAAATTTAAGTCAACCTCTTGGTATCCTATTTCTTTTTCGCTTAAAAATTGAAAGTATAACTTCAAATGACGACAATATGCTTTTAACGTATTTTCCGCTTTACCTATGTTGTCTAGATACTTAAGGTATTTGACAACAGGAACCACAGGTTTGTTATTTTCATCAATGAGTACATATCGTTTTTTATTATCAATTTGAAACTCTTGAACTTTCATAAACATCACCTCCAGATTAGATAGTGATACATTTATGAAACTCTTTCTATAAAAACTATGAATACTATATTTTCCCACTGTAGATAAGTTGATTTTAAAGAAACAAAAAAGAAGCAATACTTAACTTTAAATACGTTAAATACTACTTCTTTATATACTGTAGATAAAGTACAGATAGTCAAAGAAGAGAGTACATGGATCTTGTGTTAACAGAATTGGATCGAGCCCAAGCCATCATAACTGACTATCTAGGTATGGCTGGACAAAAAAGCATGGCCAAAGAAAAAATAAACTTAACCGATACTCTAAATGATATCACTACGCTCATGACATCTTATGCAAACTATAAAACAGTAAAATTCAAATGTGAAATTGATAAGGATTTGTATGTTTTTGGAGACCCAATTAAGCTAAAACAAGTTTTTATTAATATTATCAAAAATTCCATAGAGGCTGTTCCAAATATGGAAGGTTTGGTAACAATTCATGCATGTTTATTGGAAAGCACAATACATATTAAAATATCTGATAACGGGATTGGAATGACTAAAGAGCAAATTGAGAGATTAGGAGAACCATACTATTCTTCTAAAGATGATGGAACGGGACTTGGACTGACGGTTACATATAGTATAGTTAAAAACCATGGTGGTTCTGTCAAATACATAAGTGAAGTTAGCAAAGGAACAGTTGCTATTATTTCTTTTCCTCTTTACTTCGATACCAGCTCGGATTATTCTCACCTTTTTAACGAGAATTTATCAGGTTAATAAGAAATAAAAGGTGACAGATATGATTCTGTCACCTTTACATGATTATTCTTCTTCCTCAGGTTTGACTTCTTTCTTATCGCCACGATTTGCTTCTTTTTCCGTTACTTCTCCACAGGCAATTCTAGCTCCTGAATCTCCTGCTGGCTGAGTCATGCCGTCATCCATTTTTTCCGTTATCACAATAGCTGCTCCATCTGGATCAAGAATAGAATTTTTCTTTCCACTTTTTAGGGTTAATTGAGGAGCCATTAATTCCGCTTCTGTTTTTCCATTTTCGGAAATAACATTTGGAAGGTCCCCTGCATGAGCACCTTCGGGATGCAAAAGCCCATGCTTTTTATCATCAGGATTCAAATGATCTCCAGCACTTTTAAAATCAGGTCCCTTACAAGTACCTTTTTCATGAATGTTTATTCCATGCTCACCTTCTGGTAACCCCTCTACCATCACTTCAAACTTTACACCTTCTGGTTGCTCAGATACTTTAATGGTACCAAGTGAATCACCACTTGCATTAAACATTTCA
This genomic stretch from Metabacillus sp. B2-18 harbors:
- a CDS encoding superoxide dismutase family protein — translated: MKRKTFLSLYFVFPFILSGCMEKEITKMDVEMFNASGDSLGTIKVSEQPEGVKFEVMVEGLPEGEHGINIHEKGTCKGPDFKSAGDHLNPDDKKHGLLHPEGAHAGDLPNVISENGKTEAELMAPQLTLKSGKKNSILDPDGAAIVITEKMDDGMTQPAGDSGARIACGEVTEKEANRGDKKEVKPEEEE
- a CDS encoding sensor histidine kinase translates to MDLVLTELDRAQAIITDYLGMAGQKSMAKEKINLTDTLNDITTLMTSYANYKTVKFKCEIDKDLYVFGDPIKLKQVFINIIKNSIEAVPNMEGLVTIHACLLESTIHIKISDNGIGMTKEQIERLGEPYYSSKDDGTGLGLTVTYSIVKNHGGSVKYISEVSKGTVAIISFPLYFDTSSDYSHLFNENLSG
- a CDS encoding tyrosine-type recombinase/integrase — translated: MKLYKFTNSTKSPRYEQLVQELNGYWKNDLWNAIDCPFYTKDTNLGKQRLKFDETLSSGINHELKYYFFRQLTDSILKMTTIWSSASAINKLQTFILRFYPNIFSFIEIPHEKFSIHYKTYLLELGISNLTIKGYLQLYNRISSFYFEWYDERIETEKDIWDVRKLGIDYNNSKCGYTLNFTFIPSPYRALVKRYFEKRVLMQESLSWGTAIQNIAKLQEFFKYIYCKYPDWKGLTSLSRSDIEGFIYYLRTSPMGGNSVHKGQAPSDNHVHRSLSVIELFILYIQRYEWAEAPIKSAGNLIVPEDKPKLPPKASNEIKYISDFVWNQILNHIGKLPKEIIPIVILLEATGFRISDVCTLKIDCLIQREDGWWIIGDQRKVKNKDHRVPISEEIAMVVISQQKLTREKTTIETNPFNYLFPTYYGPRKGQPISRDNVVNNLNKLAMENKIIDEKRDTYRFKAHAFRHRYGVNLINNGMTILHVQKLMAHASPEMTLVYAKIHDKTLRKEWEKATSSGAIRLNQGGKIIATSIEQQADENGLELEWIRHNLDSIRLDHGFCIKSPKNNCDFLEQTLEPPCIKNNCRSFHVDQTFLNFYNEQITKMESDIQIYQKSGRIRSIEIIQPKLKKYKEIRDGIIKNGGIYGQQKLRRESRN
- a CDS encoding tyrosine-type recombinase/integrase: MKVQEFQIDNKKRYVLIDENNKPVVPVVKYLKYLDNIGKAENTLKAYCRHLKLYFQFLSEKEIGYQEVDLNLLSEFISWLRSPYQSTKVVHLEKTQAKRSERTVNTILTCVQGFYDYLIRIEDYEKDLSEKTKKQVTGQYRSFKPFLHHISKGKPFEKSILKIKEPRRGILTLTKTQVQTVHDACSNIRDALLIRILYEGGLRIGEALSLWIEDFDIGSTTIQVRKSKTVNGEGRKVYVSADTMNVFQDYLIDLHDVDTNFVFINLSGPNKGKPLNYRAAFDVIERIRKKTEIDVTPHMLRHTYATELHEKGVEASIIQKLLGHAQVQTTIQTYMHSSDETIRKEWQKAQDNMKGDQLK
- a CDS encoding DUF6262 family protein; the encoded protein is MANKNPNTGPLLRSIEDKKNITFQKVEKTLKKMIKQQKKINFNSVAEESGVSKSFLYKYIEIRSRIETLRKQEEGLESPMKVKRDMTEKSKDVIIASLRKRNKNLEEENRKLKEQLKVVWATIYKEIK
- a CDS encoding histidine kinase dimerization/phospho-acceptor domain-containing protein; translation: MELVKDIILQITFVVLPIFVYHLLWLSRNNLSSLKPNKLLITCGSIFSSILCLIYPIELIDGAFFTLQPIPLFTSVVYGGSIPGLLTLLTTSIYFSQLYELGWVYFCGSVTVYFILSLSLRSNWYSYTFKKKLNYAAIYGISILIFSLCTIIIVSVLIPHYVDLTNYVIPGITIFTLTLILSLCIYLIEYMRANAVMRMELMKAEKLSIVSELAASVAHEVRNPLTVVRGFVQLIGNSTNWPLSTVSC